The region CGACTCCGCGTGCCCTTGGTATACGCAAAGAAGTCCCGGTTCAAGATTGGCGACTTTTAGCAAATGAAGATAACCTTGTTTAAACTTAGCGACTAAATGAATGCTATGATTTCAGTTGATACTAATATCCTTCTTTATGCCTATGATAATCTTTGCTCGGAACACCAAGCTGCACATGACTTTTTAATTAAGCAAAAGCACAATAGAAATTTTTGCATTTGTGAATTGGTGCTGGTTGAGCTTTATGTTTTATTACGAAATCCAAAAATAGTAACACAACCTCTTGCTGCAAACGAAGCTGTTGGAGTTGTACAAGCTTATCGCACAAACCATAATTGGGCAGTTATTGAAGGTGGCAATGGAATAATGCAAGAGGTGTGGGCGATTGCGAAAGCTGATAGCTTTGCACGTCGACGAATTTTTGATGCGCGTCTTGCATTTACCCTATTACATAATGGTGTTACCGCATTTGCCACGCACAATGTTGCTGATTTTGAAGGATTCGGATTTAGTAACGTCTGGGATCCAATTGAAAATAAATAAATAAA is a window of Deltaproteobacteria bacterium DNA encoding:
- a CDS encoding PIN domain-containing protein, with the protein product MISVDTNILLYAYDNLCSEHQAAHDFLIKQKHNRNFCICELVLVELYVLLRNPKIVTQPLAANEAVGVVQAYRTNHNWAVIEGGNGIMQEVWAIAKADSFARRRIFDARLAFTLLHNGVTAFATHNVADFEGFGFSNVWDPIENK